CAAGCCGCCTAGAGTATGCGATTAGCAGCCAAACTTACAACCTCGAAATTGATTCTTTTGCCTATACCCGCGGCTTTCCCGCTCTCGATTATCTGCTGCATCACGATAGCGAGACCCAAATTCTAAATGAGTTTGCCGATACCGCCCGACAAAATTACCTCAAGGCTGTTTGCCAGCAAATCAAGCAAAAAGTAGATTGGACCCAAGATGGCTGGAGCGCCTATGCCAATAGCTTTAAAACCACCGAAGGCCTAGCCGTGGGCAGCCCCCTCAGCCTTTTGGTCAACCAACTCAACCAAAATTACGAGCTGTTCAAAAATAATAAGTTGGGAACGCCCGTAGGCGCCAAGGTCAGCTATATTGCAGCACCCGAAAAAACCGAGGCCTACTATAGCGGCCAATCGCTTATTTTGGCCCAAACGACCCTAAACGCCAGTCAGGCCCTTTTTAATGGTGGCAATGGCCAAGGACTAGATGATTATCTGGATGCTACGACAGTTCAAAAAGATGGCCGCCCAATCAGCCAACTCATCAATGAACAGTTTGATGCGGCCAGCAGCGCCCTCGATGCGCTAAATGGGCAAAGCCTAGCCGACAATATTCGCAACAATTTTGAGGCCTGCAAAAGCGCTTATGCTCAGGCCCAAAACCAAGTGGTCTACCTCAAAACAGATCTGCCCGCCGTCCTTTGCATCAATATCACTTATGCCGATAATACTGATGATGGCGATTAAATTACTGTTTTTTTGGGGCCTGCCGCCTTCGGCGGCCGGGCCCTTGCAGGGCTCGCAGGTCTGCTCGGCCCTGCGGGCTTCGCCCTTGGTCTGCCGCTAGGCGGCCCCCTTTCAGGCCCCTAGGCCGAATGGAAGTTCTGCGCTTCGGCCATCCTTTGATAAAAATTTCAGGCTAGTCAAGGCATTTTTTAAAGGCATAGCCCTAGCTATGGCTGAGAAAAATAACGCAGAATAGCAAGAAATTAAAGCAAAGGATAGAAGTGGCAGGGCTTTCATTTGGCCTTTGCCTGCGGCCCTTCGGGCCTGTAGGATGGATATATATCTGTGGGTTGAAACCCACAGCCATACAACAATGGTATTGCTTCGCAATGATCTATGAATGAGGGTTAAAACCCTCATGAAATGAGCCGATAGTTTCAACCATCGGCTCATAATACATTCTAGTATAAGCTTAGTCCAATCGTTCTTCTCTGCCGTCGGCATGACGGGCAAAGCGTTCTTTTTTTGGACCAAAATGATGTTCGTCTTCGGGCCAAGGCCATTTTCCAAACTTCCCGGCTCTATAATCTTTAAAGGCTTCTTGCAGACGCTCTGCAGAGTCCATCACAAAAGGTCCTCTTTGCCAGACAGGCTCCTCTATAGGAGGCGCTTGCAAATATAAGAGTTTGGCCCCCCCAGGGCCAGCCACCAACTCCAACTCTTCTTGGGCCAACCAACTCATATAATGTCGAAGGGGCATTTTTTGTCCATTTGCCTGAATGTCGCCTCCCTCATAGAGGTATAAGCGGCCCCAACTTTCTGTAGAGCTCGCTTTGGGGATTGTAAATTTAGCTCCAGCCTCCAAATCTATTCTTAGGACCATAAAGTCCCTAGACTTTTGGCTGGCCCAAGAAGCCGCTGGCGGCTCTGGCGCTTTATGAGGCCCAAACTGCCCCGCCCAAAGCCGAAAACGAGCCCCCTGCTCTTCTTTTTCTACCAACTGATGCGACCAAAACATTTTATACTGCGGGTCTACCATCTTTTGCTTGCTCGGCAAATTGAGCCAAATCTGAAATAAGCGTAAAGGGTTCTCTTTTTCTTGCTCAACTAAAGGAAACATTTCTGAGTGCAAAAGTCCACGACCTGCCGTTAGCCATTGTAGATCGCCAGCGCTATATCGACCCGCCCCTCCATGAGAGTCGGTATGGTCCACCCAGCCCTTTTCAACAATTGTTAAGGTCTCAAATCCCCGATGAGGATGATAGGGGAAACCCGGAATCTCTTGGCCATGATACATCCGCCAATTGGCGGCGGGATTAAAATCGCTGCCCATTTGTCGCCCTCTTAGGCTAGTCTTTGCCGGCCCCAAATTGGCCTCCCCTTTTGGATAGTCGTCTTCATGATAAGCACAAAATATAAAGGGATCTTGCGCAGGCCAAGGACCAGCTTGCGGCAAGGGATAAAATTTCATCTTCTTCATCACTATTTTTAATTCTTGTAGATACATCTATTAAAGGCTAGAAATAGGAAAAAGTTGAGATGAGGCCATAAAAAAGCCCTCCGTAGAGGGCTTAAAATAGCTAGTGAAGGCTAATTTATTAAGGCTTTAGCTGTCGGAGTTCAGAGAAGCTAATGGGCCGATAATTCAGTTTTTTCTGGGCCAAATCATCCGGAAAAGTACTCAGCTGGGCCAGTTCTAGACCACCATTTTCTTTAAAACGCAAAGCGGTAATCTTCATTTTTTGGCTGCGGTCTACCTCTCCAGGCGTTTGATAGCTTTTTGTTTCTTTATTATAATACATCTGCATCACTCCACGAGTTTTGCTAAAGGTAGTACTTAGTCGCTCATCAGCTCTTAATTTAGGTCCTTGCTCCACCTTAATTTGGGCCAGCATTTTCTCTTCTTCCTTTAGGTCTAGGAAACGGTCGCAGTTAATCCAGCCTAAGCGGTTAATCTGCATACTATTGACAACATATCGGCGCTGAAAGTCGGGAGAGATCTGCCCTCTTTCTATTTTTGCGGCAATGACTTTCTGGTAGATTTTGTCTAGTTGGTCCACAAACTGCTGCAGCTCTTCGGCTTGTTTATTAAAGCCAGTCAGTGAAAGGACCTCATTATAGTTGGCAATCATTTTATTGAGCAAATGCGCATGTCGGTAGACGCCATTTAGGGTTTCGCTAGTACTTAGGGCCAATCTTCTTTGCACCCCTGTCTCCTCTCTAGTTTGGATAGCACGAAGATCTCGCATTAGTTTGTCGCGCAACTCATTGAGTTTATGGTTGCGATTAAAGGTATAATTGGTCCGAATACACTTCTTTAGCGATGTAGCCAATTGCAAAAAGATAGCGGGTTGTTTGGCTGCTGCTTCAATTTCCAAAAGGGTTTGCATCTCTTCCTCAAAGCCCAGTTGCTGGCATTCTTCCTTTAGGTAAGCTTGGTAGCGTTGTAGCTGCTTAGTATTGCCAATTAGGCCGACTAGGCTTTCGCTAAATGCGGCCGACCATTTAAAGTCGAGCATCCATTGGTTAATGTCAGCTTCATTGTTTTTGGCCAAATCGACTAAGAGGTCGAGGCTATCTTGCTGGGCCCAGTAAGCGGCCAAGTTAATTTCATATTGGGCAAAGGCCTGCTCCTGGCGTTTTTGGGCCGCTGCATAGCTTTTGGCTCTACCTGCATTGATTTTCTCAATGCGTAGTCGGTAATTTTCCGCCTTTTTCACTAAACCCGCAATGCGAGCCTCATATTTTTTGTCGCTTTCAAAGCGTTTCTTGGGGTTTTCGCTACGGATGGTCTTTTCATCCACTACAGGCAGCTCCATATATTCTAGGGGAGCTAGGGCGCCGGGCTTTTTGGGCATAGCCAAAAGATGCTCAATTTTAGGCATGGGCGGGGCGGCAATAATGCGAATAGAGTCTAGGTCTAGCAAATTAAATTTAAAAGTGGGGGGATCTTTCTCAAAGTTAAAGCTCTTGACTTTGGTCCCAGAGGCTTCCCAGACAATATCTTCTGTGGTTTGGCTAATATCTCGATCGGCATAAAAGACCTGCATCCCTTCGTTTAGGGGTTCATCGGAGGGAAGGCGAAGGTTGAGGCTGGCTTTGGGGGCCAGTTGTAGCGCCTCATTATTCAGATCTTGGGCCTGAATATTGACCATGCCGCCAGTTTCGATCAGTTCATGGCCGGGGGCCACAGTTTGTAGATTCTGCATCCACATATCGTTAAGGCTGAGGGCTTCTCGCAGTTCTATTTTCACTTTATCATCGCTGAGGGCTTGGCCATTGGCCCGAACAAAGCTGCCTGCGGGAATAAACAACTGGCTGCCATTGGCCCCAAAGATCAGGGTATCTCTATTGGGGTTGATCCAAAACTCCTGTTTCATGCGCTGGTCCATAAAGCTATAGAACTCTTCCCAGTTTTTGGGTTGGAAGACCTGCAAACGGACCTCTACTCTTCGGTTTTCGGCCCAATCGCCTTCTGAGAGTTCTCCCTTTGCCGTTAGCGAAAAGCTAGCGGTTTCCAAGCCTTTTGCTTCTAGATATTGGGCCACAGCTTGGGCTCTTCTTCGGGCCAGATCTTCATTATAGCTCAGGCTACCGGCTTCATCGCAAAAGCCTTTGAGGTCCAAAACAAGGTCGGGATATTCTTGGCTTTGGGCCAAGAGCTGTTCTAATTTTGCTTTTGCTTTTTTCGTCAGTTGAGCTTGGCCTGATTCAAAGTAAACAGATTGCTCAAAATTTTGAGCAAAAGCGGAGAAACTCAGGCTGGCTAGGAGAACAAAAAGGATATTTCTCATAATGGCTTAGAATTTTGTTTTGGAAAAGAGGGTTGAGCTGCGCAGCTGTTTACTTAATCTCTTTTTGGTCCAAAGGTTACGACTAAAGATTTTCTTTTTTTTCAAAGAGGGCCGAAGCCGACTGCCATAAAGCAAGAAAAAATGATGTGCGGCCTAGCGATGTGTAGGGGTGGCCGAAGGCCAGACCGAGCCGCTGAAAGCGGCGCAGGGCCGAGCAGACCTGCGAGCCCCGAAACGCAGCGCCGACGACCGCAGGGAGACGGAGGCCCCAAAAACAAAAAAACCAGCTCATCTTTACAGACAAACTGGTTATATAATACTGATTTAAAGCGGTTTACTCTCCGAAGTACTCGCAATAAATTTTGGGTGTTTCTTGTAATTTCACGCAATGCAATTGGCAATTATCGGGCAGGAAGGGCGCCAACTCTTGCCAGATATAATAGACTAGATTTTCGGTAGTGGGCAGCACGCCTTCGGGCAGAAAATTGGGGTCCATATTCATATTGGAGTGGTCCAGAATATCGGTTACTTTTTCGCGCATAAGTTTGGCCAGCACCTTGGCATCCATGAGAAATCCGGTAACGGGATCGGGTTTTCCCTTGAGGGTAACCCAAAGCTCATAATTATGGCCATGAAAGTTTTTGTTGGCGCATTTTCCGAAGATTTCAAAATTTTTCTCATCGCTCCAGCTGGGCACCCAAAGTTGGTGAGCGGCATTAAAACTTTCTTTTCTACTGAGGTATACAAGCATATTGCATCTCCTTTTTGGCCCTTTTGAGAAACAGTCAAGGGACCTTTTTATCAAATAAAATTATAGGTCTAGCAAAAAGGCTAGAGTATCTTTTCCGTCGGCAAAATTGGTCCATTTGGGCTGTTGAGCCTGCCCAAATTTTACGCTTGGCCGTGCTAGTGTGAGTCTTTGATTGACTACAACCTGAATCTTGTCCCAATCCTTGGCGAGCAGTTGTTCTAGCTCTTCCAGATCGTTATAGGCCTCATAATGCAGGCTAGCGATTCTAGATTCGAGGGCCGGCAAGGGCAAAAGCGCAAGGACCGCATTGACATAATGTTCTTGGCCATTGAGCAAGTACAAAGAGCGGTTATAGTCGTAATTATTGCGGTATTTGCTATGATGTTCTAGGGGCGTAAAGGCCTCCAATCTTTGCATAAAGAGTTCAAAATTGAAGTCTTTGGGCAGATAAATTTTGGCGACAGAGCGGCAGCCCAGGCCAAAATAATCAAAGATATCGCGACCTAGGGCCAGGATTTCCTCCTCGCTTTCCTCTCCAGATAAAACCGCTACAGATTTACGGTTTTTGCGGATAATGTGCGGCTTTTTGCTAAAATAATGTTCAAAATAGCGGGCCGAATTATCGCTGCCGGTAGCAATTACGGCATCAAAATTCTTGAGTTGGTCCACCACCTCAAAATAGGGTGCAATAGCGGGCTGCTGCTGTTTCCAGAGGGCCAAGAGGGCGGGAATCAGCACGGCATCCTTAGAAGAATACTTAATGAGGGCCTTATGTCCCGCCAAAAAGCAGAGCAAAATATCTTTGATGCCCACCATGGGAATATTGCCGGCCAGCACCAGCCCTACTCGCTTACTAATGGGGTAATCTTCTGGCTGATAATTGGCCAAAAAGGCATTGAGCTCCTCCTCGGCCAAATAGTTATTGATCAGGGCATCCAAGGCTTTTTGGCTATCCTCTGCCCGAAACCAACCATTTTGTCGATAAGCCAGCGGGAAATGTTTCCGCATTTCTCCCTGCCCATATTCAGAGGCCAACAATTGCCCCAAATCGATTAGCGCTTGCTTGCGCGCCGCAAAATCCATCATGCTCTATTTTTAATATGTGTTCGGCGCAAAGTTCGCAAAAAAAAAGAGCTAGAACGAATAAGTTATTTAAAATATGTTTTGAGGTGGCTGTTTTGGGGCCTCCTGCCTGCGGCAGGCGCTACGCTTTGGGGCTCGCAGGTCTGCTCGGCCCTTCGCCAGCAAGCTGGCTCGGTCTGGCCTGACGGCCACCCCGCCGCATCGCTAGGCCTGCGGCGGCTGCGCCGCCTGCTATATGGGCCTGTAGGTTGAAACCTACAGCAACAAAAGAAGCCATACTAACTGCAATAAAAATGGGCCGATGGTTAAAACCATCGGCCCATAACGAATCCTAATACAAGCAAACAAGGGCTTTAGCCCGCCAGTTTGCATAGCCCCACAACCATGGGCTTCAGCCCATGGGAAAATACGCTCACTACACTCTTAAGCTTCTTCAACAACTTCTATTCTTACTGCCCTGGGCTGAAGCCCAGGGTTCTTGACTGAGCGAACTGACGGACTAAAGTCCTTGTTCGCTTTTTCTCTGCTGTTATGGCTATCCCCAAAAACAACCATTGACCGAAGCACAAAAAAGCCCCCTCGACAGAGGGGGCGACTTTACCTTTAGCCTAGGGCCAAGGCCCTAGGGTCCTGTATAAAACTGCCCAACCGCTGAAGAAGAGGGCCTAAAGGAAACATAAAAGATGAGCAGGCCCAGCGCTGCGCAGGGGTGGCCGAAGGCCAGACCGAGCTTTGAGCAGAGCGAAAAGCGAAGGGCCGAACAGACCTGTGAGCCCCGCAGCATAGCGGCGGCCAGCTTGCTGGCCGCGGGCCCCAAATCCTATATTCCCCCTCTACTGCGCCGCCTGCTATATGCACTATGGTTTTAGCCGAATATTAAAGCCCAACTGTTTAGCGGCTTCTTTTGCCCGCTGATAGCGCTCGTCTTTTTCATCAAAAGAAGTTCCTGTCTTAATATTAAAGCTCAAATCAATAGATATTTCATCTCCCTCCCTTAAGAAGGGGCGAATAAAGTAATCAAAGAGCTTAGTATATTCCTTGGGCCCCACTTGACCTGTTGTTTGGAATGCTGTATATCTAAGCTCCTCATCTACTTTTTGAACGCTAAGTTCTTCTGGAGTCGAACGCTCTTCTACAATTTCCTCTCTTTTTGTGTCAGGGGCAACTTCTTCTACTTCTTCCTCAGGAAGGTCGGTTAAATCAATCAGATAGAATTGTTCTTCCTCTGCCTGAAAACCAAAGGGCAGACTATCTTCATAAAACTGCTCCAATGCCTTGGGAGAAGCCCCTTCTGCCAGAGCACAGTAAGATCGATGTAAAAAGGTCTGAATAGCCTGACTAATAGCCTCTGGGCCTGTAATCAAAGGTTTGTCATCATAACGTAAAAAGGCCTCATAAATCATCTGAACAGAGATTGCATTACCTTCTGTAGGCCAAAGATTGTGCTTACTCAAAAGAGAACGGCCTAAACTATCTAACAGCCACTGCTCCTCTTTTAAGCGATCAATAATTTTATGCTCTAATAACTGTTTCAAGCTAAAGGCATCTTCCTGTAAAAGAAGAAATTTTGCCCCATCTTTCATGCTGTACTTTACTAAGTAGTTGTACAAACCAGGAAGATTACGCTCTATTTTATCATTGGCCTCTTGCTTACGTCTGCGCAAATCCTCCATTTGCCCCTTATCCAAATTCTTATACTCTCGCTCTGTTTGCTTAGAAGCTAGGTACAAGGCAATAGCCGACTCTACCGTTCCTAAAACAGATGGATTCGCAAAAAGAAATAATAAGGTATTTCGATAAATTCGATCTGCTTGCCCCTTTTTCCCAACAATCTGACGCAGCTTTTCTTCTGCAGCCTTAGATAATTTATTATTCTGAGCGATGTCTCTGGGCGGCATAATCACCAAAGTAAACTTATTTTGCTCAGGTAAGGCCTCCTGAGGATCCACAATCAAACGAAATGGTAGTGTCCCCCTAGATAACAGACGCAAACGCTCCATCAACTCCTGCTCTATGGCCTCCTTCTTTATTGCAGCCTGAAACTGGTTGATTAGAATATTGATGTTGGGCTGCGTATGAAACCAATAGCGCTTACCCTCTGTACCTTGCTCCGTATGATACAAATGATGGGCACGCCCCTCTAAAGCATACAAAGCCCCATTAACACTATTATGGTTAGGTCCTGCAGGCCCCAATAATTGCAACTTGATTTCTTTGAGTGAAATCCCTCTCCTAGTACTGTCCGCACCAAATGAATTCATCAAAATGATACTCCCCAGCCCCTGGGTCAAATCATACTGCCCATACTCAGGCTTTTCCTCATCAATCCGAAATGCATTAGAAGCAGAACCCGCCACATCAGATGAAATTACAGCATCATAACCATTTCCATACAATCGCTTGAGCTGACTAGACAAGGCATCTAAGTTCTCAAAGTTTACCTGACTAGGATGAATTAAGTATTGCGGACCAAACAAGTTTCTTCTGCGTTTCCATAAATCGCTAATAATGGCCGCCAACAAACGTAAAGCACCTCGCGTCCGCTGAAAGTCATGATGACTAGCCCAACGATTACGGAAAATATCTATCAACTCTGGATGAAAAGGATAAGCCTTAATGATCTTTTTACGGTAACTCTGCTTTACAGCAATCTCTGGCAACTCCGTCCAGTTATCTTGATAAAACTGTAGGTAACGATCCGCCACCTTTTCCGCCTCTTCTAAGTCAACTTGCTCAAATAAACGACGACGCAATACCTCATAAATCTCCTCATCTGCTACAGGCTTACTGTCTGCCCCTACCCGACTTACCCGCTTCTCTAAGCTTCCTAAAATACTCTGTGCCTGCGGAGTGTTCCCTACTTCTTGTACAGAAGCTGGCAAAGTAATCACCGCAGCCGTCCGAGCTGTTGCTGAAACAGCTTCAGTGAGCTCCTGCATAAAGGATACGGTCTGATCACTTAAATTGCTACTCCCTACCTTTATCGCAGAGGCCTTGACACAATAATCCGCCAACTCATCAATTAAAATTAAAGCCGGCTGGACCATCTCCAAAACCTGCTGAAATCGCCCAGCAGGCGCAGAACGCTGCTCATCATTCTTTTTTACAATCTCATAAGCCGAACGCCCACCTAACTGATAGGCCAATTCCCCCCAAATAGTCTGTATCTGCAACTCTCCCTCATCATCCCGAACAAGACGACCATTCGCCGGATCATTTGTCGTATTCGTAAATACAGCCACCTTGGCCGAAGAAAAGTCAATAGGACCTGTCGCCTTCAATAACTCCTGTAAGTTGCTGTCTCTGCGACTGTTTAAACTATTTCCCTCCTTACACAAATGATATAATGAAATCAGACTATGTGTCTTTCCTCCACCAAAGCCTGTCTGCAATGATATTACCCGGTTCTCGCCAGAGTCTTTGCCATTCAAACTATTTAACACCCGACGAGCAATGCTCTTTAAACCCGCCGTAAAATAGGTCTTAGCAAAAAATTCTTGACTATCAATATAACTAGAACGCCCCTCCGCCGTAGCCACCTCAGTAAGGTTGGCCGCAAATACGCTCTCATCCAAACGCCCTTGCCGAATATCTAAATGAGGTTGGCAATTCCCAAACCAAGGACGAATAGCTAAACGCTCGCCATGCTCGAGCTTCTGCTTTTCTACTACCTGCAATACCACAGCTTCATCTTCTGCCTCTTTCTCAGATTCCTCATCGCCTGCCTTACGCAAAGCCTCCAACTTACGAACTACTTCCTCTTTCTTTAAGGCTTGTATGATCTTTATCATGTTTAAATAGCCCTCCTGATAAGCATTCTCATCAATATCTGAAAAATGAGCCAAATCATTACGCAAATCACAGATGTCAGAAAAGTAGGTCGGTAGCTTTGGCGTCATCCGCCCAAAGTCTTCCGATAACAATTCTTTCTGACGCAAACTCCAAGATTTTAAATGTGGGAAATCTATTACCGATGCCTGGGTCGCCCCCGCCCGCAGTTGCTCAATGATCTTCTCCTGATGACTCTCGTATAAACTCGCCCCATATTCGATTAACCAACGATCCGCATAACTGCGCTCCATCCGATCTACTATATATACCCGAATGGCATGCAGAAACTCTGTCATTGCCGAAAATAAATGATCCCGCTGCCCTTTGTTAATCTGTTTCATCATTGTTTTTGTTGTTTAGTATGCTCCGCTAAAATAACTCGTTCTGCTGCCCTAACTTAGGCATCTGCTGCGCTTCTTTTAATAGGTTTTCTTTGTTCGCCAACAGCCCCTCCGCCTGCTTACTGTCCTCCATTCCCTTGGGTAATAACTCCAATAAAGCAGCCATAACCCGCCAAAAAGGATCCTCGGCTTCAGCAGCTTGCTTACTCAAGAAACGCAATAACTCCCCCCTAGCTCCAGACTTATATAGGTGCATGCCCTGATGCACCTTGTCTATAATAGGCGTTTGCTTGTTCCGCCCCAACTTGGGCTGCGCCTCTATCCGCTCAGCGTAGTTGGCTAGATATAGTTCATTGCTCTCCTTTAATAAGATGCCCTGCTGCAGTAACTCCTGAACATTCAAACTAGAACCTACCCGACTGAATTTAGCCACATCATCAAATTTAGTCCGCCCAAATCCATATAACTGCAACCAAGCAATGTAGAATTTACTGTAGTCATCGCCCTTAAACCCTTGTAGTAAAGCATTAAAGGCCGCATCCTTGGCCATGCTCAATAACTCAGCTACTTCTACCAAGTCTCCATTGGCCTTCTCGACCGTCCGATACTGACCAAACTCCTGTACCGCCTTGCCAAAACAAGCCGTCAGCAAATCCGCCCCCCGAAAACCTAAATGATAAAGCAAATCTACCTCCGCCCGAACAGTCCGCTCAACATTCTCTTTCACCGTCCCATAGTCCCCAAAAGGCTGCTGCCGCTGAGGCCGAGCCGAAACGGTTACAGAGGAGGCTAAGTAGGACTTTGTTGTCTTTAACGCCCCTTGCAATTCACTATCCATGGGCCAAGAACCCGTAATGTTCATCTTGGCCTGCAATATAGAATTACAAAGGGTCGTCCAAGCATCTGTGCTCTGATGCGCAAACATAATACTTACTATCGACTTGGTCTGCTTCTCTATGGCCGCAAAGATTTCACTAAGCTTCTTTTCAAAATGCTGCTTTGCCAGGTTTTTATCATTATCATGATGGTGCTTAAGCGCAGTGCATTCCTCACTCTTAGGCGTTAAAGGAGTAGAAAAGTTTTCTGGATATAAGCCCCCCAAAGAACGCTTGAGCCAAACATAAAAGAAATCCGATAAATCCGCATAGGCAATGGCATCATAATAAGGCGGATCCGTTACCACCACATCCAAAAACTTAGCAGGAAATTGATCCTTATCACCAGAAGAGGCATTCTTGAGTCCAACAGCAAAGGGATAATCTGATTCAGACTCTATATAGCGAGTCAACCAATCTAACTGATTATATGCGCTGCCTGTTTGGCGACTAAACACATGAGACTCTGGATAATCAAAAACCATAGGTAAGGCTTGTCGGCCAAAAGGACGTTCTAGCTTTTCTCCTTTATTATGCCATACCCCAAAAGAAGTGCTTGCCACAGCAGTTCGATCCAACAAAACACCCAAATAAGTACTCACGGCCTTGGCATAATCTGCCCCAAAATGCTTCTCAACTTCCTGCTGCACAGCTTTCAGCTCCTCGGTTATTGTTTGCAAGGCCAATAACTGCCGCTGGTTGAACATATCGCCCCATTTATCAATTCCCCAAGTACAACAAGGAAGTGCCTGAGTATATTTTACAGACATAGACTCAGTTGGTCTACTATATTCATTTAATACTCCATCTATAGCATCCAAAACTTCATGCTCCTTTTGTTCTGGAAGACGATATCTTTTACCCTGCGCTCCCTGGTCAATAACAGCAATCAGGCGTTCTTTTATTCCTCTTTCTTTAAACTGTAGCTTTAGCTGTTTATTGGGCGTTACGGCCCCACAGCAGGGGCAAGAAAGGTTTGCTCTTTCCATCCAGCCTTCCAACTGACAACTGCCTTCCTTGATTTCGAACTGTATATCTTTATCCTGAATAATGGGCTGTAGATAGATCATTTTCCCTTTCTTTCGGCTCAGGTAAAACTGTCGCAAAAGGGGGACCTCCGCTCCGCAGCTAGGGTTAGAGCAGCGCGCTGTTCGGGCCCAATAATAGGCAATAGGCTTTTGGCCTTCTTCATTAGCGGGATAATACTGTCCAATTTTCGCTTCGGCCTGAGCCAACATTTTTTCGGCAAAAAAGCGAACATCAAAACTGAGTCGATTGGGTAGTTCGACCTCTTTGCCAAAGAGCAAACCTTCTGCTTTGGCTTTTGCCAATCCCGACTCGCCATAGCGTTGTTCAAACTCGCTCAAAGAATAGCGCATTCGTTTCCCATACTTTTGCGGAAACTCTAGGCTAGCCTTTTGGATAATATGGGCTACGGGGTTAATATCATTCCCATAACTCTGGCAACCCAAACGGGCCGCTTCTAAGGGAATAGCGCCCCCTCCTGCAAAAGGGTCAAACACCTTAGGCATTTTAGCCAAAAACTGACTGAGGGCTGTTTCTTGCTCCTTTAGGGCCTGCTGTTGCTTGGGGCTTGGCAGATGACGGTCCAAAAGATCATAATAGGCTCGCTCCTTATCATTCAACGCTTGATAAAGCTGCTCAAACTCCTCTAGTAGTTCCTTATAGCTAGCCTCCTTTT
This genomic interval from Saprospira grandis contains the following:
- a CDS encoding DUF1156 domain-containing protein — protein: MSTEAKKLIEVALPIKEISAESVRDKSIRHGHISTLHLWWARRPLPVSRAIVFASLMPDPLDPVCPSAFVDALEDQLGRAKNPGDPYAPYEDIPYTAAIDKMPDNLRNRLMMFIAKFSPQFIKNEKEGKSTAAKYKLSDYSLIKWDNKNNPDILKKARCLIFIAHQAAIQKEASYKELLEEFEQLYQALNDKERAYYDLLDRHLPSPKQQQALKEQETALSQFLAKMPKVFDPFAGGGAIPLEAARLGCQSYGNDINPVAHIIQKASLEFPQKYGKRMRYSLSEFEQRYGESGLAKAKAEGLLFGKEVELPNRLSFDVRFFAEKMLAQAEAKIGQYYPANEEGQKPIAYYWARTARCSNPSCGAEVPLLRQFYLSRKKGKMIYLQPIIQDKDIQFEIKEGSCQLEGWMERANLSCPCCGAVTPNKQLKLQFKERGIKERLIAVIDQGAQGKRYRLPEQKEHEVLDAIDGVLNEYSRPTESMSVKYTQALPCCTWGIDKWGDMFNQRQLLALQTITEELKAVQQEVEKHFGADYAKAVSTYLGVLLDRTAVASTSFGVWHNKGEKLERPFGRQALPMVFDYPESHVFSRQTGSAYNQLDWLTRYIESESDYPFAVGLKNASSGDKDQFPAKFLDVVVTDPPYYDAIAYADLSDFFYVWLKRSLGGLYPENFSTPLTPKSEECTALKHHHDNDKNLAKQHFEKKLSEIFAAIEKQTKSIVSIMFAHQSTDAWTTLCNSILQAKMNITGSWPMDSELQGALKTTKSYLASSVTVSARPQRQQPFGDYGTVKENVERTVRAEVDLLYHLGFRGADLLTACFGKAVQEFGQYRTVEKANGDLVEVAELLSMAKDAAFNALLQGFKGDDYSKFYIAWLQLYGFGRTKFDDVAKFSRVGSSLNVQELLQQGILLKESNELYLANYAERIEAQPKLGRNKQTPIIDKVHQGMHLYKSGARGELLRFLSKQAAEAEDPFWRVMAALLELLPKGMEDSKQAEGLLANKENLLKEAQQMPKLGQQNELF
- a CDS encoding ATP-binding protein, which codes for MMKQINKGQRDHLFSAMTEFLHAIRVYIVDRMERSYADRWLIEYGASLYESHQEKIIEQLRAGATQASVIDFPHLKSWSLRQKELLSEDFGRMTPKLPTYFSDICDLRNDLAHFSDIDENAYQEGYLNMIKIIQALKKEEVVRKLEALRKAGDEESEKEAEDEAVVLQVVEKQKLEHGERLAIRPWFGNCQPHLDIRQGRLDESVFAANLTEVATAEGRSSYIDSQEFFAKTYFTAGLKSIARRVLNSLNGKDSGENRVISLQTGFGGGKTHSLISLYHLCKEGNSLNSRRDSNLQELLKATGPIDFSSAKVAVFTNTTNDPANGRLVRDDEGELQIQTIWGELAYQLGGRSAYEIVKKNDEQRSAPAGRFQQVLEMVQPALILIDELADYCVKASAIKVGSSNLSDQTVSFMQELTEAVSATARTAAVITLPASVQEVGNTPQAQSILGSLEKRVSRVGADSKPVADEEIYEVLRRRLFEQVDLEEAEKVADRYLQFYQDNWTELPEIAVKQSYRKKIIKAYPFHPELIDIFRNRWASHHDFQRTRGALRLLAAIISDLWKRRRNLFGPQYLIHPSQVNFENLDALSSQLKRLYGNGYDAVISSDVAGSASNAFRIDEEKPEYGQYDLTQGLGSIILMNSFGADSTRRGISLKEIKLQLLGPAGPNHNSVNGALYALEGRAHHLYHTEQGTEGKRYWFHTQPNINILINQFQAAIKKEAIEQELMERLRLLSRGTLPFRLIVDPQEALPEQNKFTLVIMPPRDIAQNNKLSKAAEEKLRQIVGKKGQADRIYRNTLLFLFANPSVLGTVESAIALYLASKQTEREYKNLDKGQMEDLRRRKQEANDKIERNLPGLYNYLVKYSMKDGAKFLLLQEDAFSLKQLLEHKIIDRLKEEQWLLDSLGRSLLSKHNLWPTEGNAISVQMIYEAFLRYDDKPLITGPEAISQAIQTFLHRSYCALAEGASPKALEQFYEDSLPFGFQAEEEQFYLIDLTDLPEEEVEEVAPDTKREEIVEERSTPEELSVQKVDEELRYTAFQTTGQVGPKEYTKLFDYFIRPFLREGDEISIDLSFNIKTGTSFDEKDERYQRAKEAAKQLGFNIRLKP